The DNA window GTGCCCTGCTGGACCGGGAACCCTGGCTGTATTTTACGCTCGATGTCTCGCATGCGATGGGCACCTCGGTGGAGTCGGTGCTTGAGTACATCGAACTCTGCTCTGATCGACTGGTCAATGTCCACCTCTCGCGGAGTGAGAATGGCGTGATGCATCTTCCTATGCAGGGCCACCCTGATTCTCAGCGGGTGCTCGAGGCGCTGGCCGAACAGGGGTATCAGGGAAACCTGACTCTGGAGATCGAGGACCTCCGGTTCGATCATACTCTATCAAGGGAGGAGAAGGTCGCGTTATTGAATGAGGAAGAGCGTTTCATCGCCCGGTTCTTTGTCTGATCTCCACCATCAAGTATATAAAATCCTGCTTTCAATATATTATTAGATACGATCTCATGAATACCCATTTCGTGGTTTGCCCTTTACGGCGTGAGCATTAATGCTTCAGTTAGACCTTTTTAACGCTTCGATTTTTGGACTCTGTATCATTCTTTCGGCCTTTTTCTCCAGTTCTGAAGTGGCGCTGATCTCGATCACACGAGCCAAGGTCCGGGCATTGGTGAATGATGGGCGGTCAGGCGCAGCCCAACTCTTTAAACTCAAGCAGAATCAGGATCATATCCTGATCATCCTCCGGATCGGAAACACCATCGCGATCGTGGCCGCGGCCGCGGTGGCCACCTCCATCGCGATCGAGGCATTTGGGGATCCCGGTCTGGGGATCGCGATCGGAGGTACAGTGCTGATTCTGCTGATCTTCGGTGAGATCGGACCGAAACTCTTTGCGACCCGGTACACCGAACCCCTGGCCCTCAGGGTGGCTCCCCCGATTCTCTTCCTCTCCCGGGTCGTCGGTCCGTTCCTCTGGTTATCAGATAAGGTCAGCCGTTCACTGGTCCCTGGAGATGTCTCTACTGAACCAACGGTGACTGAGGATGAGATCCGGGAATGGATCGATGTCGGTATGGAGGAGGGGACGATCGAGCAGGAGGAGCAGGAGATGCTCTACAATGTTCTGGAACTCGGGGACACAACCGCTCGCGAGGTGATGACCCCCCGCGTCGACGTCGCGATGATCGAGGACACCAGCACCCTTGAGAGTTCCCTCACTATCTTCCATGAGACTGGTTTCTCCAGGCTCCCGGTTTATCACGAGAAGATCGATAACCTGACAGGGGTCCTCAACATCAAGGATGTCTACACGGTGATCGTCGGACATAAGAAGGATGTAAAGATCTCGGATCTGATGTACGATCCGTATTTCGTCCCTGAAACCAAGAAGATCGACGACCTCTTAAAGGAGTTGCAGCTCAGAAAAGTTCCGATGGCGATGGTGATGGATGAATATGGTGGTTTTGTTGGGGTTGTGACGGTCGAGGACATCCTTGAGGAACTGGTTGGTGACATCCTCGATGAGTTCGATGATGAGGAACCCGAACTGTCCCGGATCGGCGAGGGGATCTATATGCTGGATGCGCGTATGTGGGTCGATGATCTGAACGAACAACTGGATATTGCGCTTCCGACCTCCGATACCTACGAGACGATCGGGGGGCTGTTGATCGAGCAGCTCGGCCATATTCCGCATCCTGGTGAGACAGTCAGGGTCGAGGAGAGCAATGCGACGCTGGTCGTTATGCAGATGCGGGGCAAACGGATCGTCAAGGTGAAGATGATCCTCTCCGATGATCGGGAGAAGCGTTAATAGTCTCATCTGGCAGATGTGTGATGAATGAAGACGATTGCAGTGCTCGCTTCGGGCCGTGGCTCAAACTTTTCGGCAGTGATCGATCGGATCCGGGATCAGAAGATCCCTGCGGTCTGCGTGGCACTGATCACCGATAACCCGGATGCTCGGGCGATCGATCGGGCGGCGGAGGCCGGCATTCCGTCTGTGGTCGTGGACTACTGTGCCTATCCCAACCGGCGGGCCTATGAGGTGGATCTCTTCGCTGCGATCGAGGCGACTGGTGCCGACCTGATCGTGCTCGCAGGGTATATGCGGATCTTGGGGGATCGGATCGTGCATGCCTGTGCCGGCCGGATGATCAATATCCATCCTGCGCTGCTGCCCAGTTTCTCCGGGCTTCATGCTCAGCGTCAGGCCCTTGAGTATGGGGTCAGGGTGGCCGGCTGCACCGTTCATTTCGTCGATACCGGAATGGATAGCGGACCGATCATTCTGCAGCACTGTGTGCCTGTGCTGGATGGGGATGATGAGGATGCGCTGAGTGAGCGAATCCTCCAAGAGGAGCACCGGATTCTTCCGGAGGCGGTCAGGCTCTTCTGCGAGGATCGGTTGACCATCAGTGGCCGGCGTGTCCTGATAAAGCAGGGGTGAAGATCCCGCATTATATAATGGTCAGCGTACAGTACTAAGTGAAGTGTGCCTGCAGGGGGCAGGGGCTGGTATGACCGTTAAGTCACAGAACAGACAGACCAAGAAACTTGCCGGGGAACGTATCGCGATCCTCTTTACGCAGGCGAAGGTCTTCGCCGGGATCAACCCGGCCTGGAGTGACCGGTGCGTGGAACGGGCCAGGGCCATTGCAATGCGGCAGCGGATGCGGATGGAACGGGAACAGAGAAGACAGTATTGTCACCACTGTTATGCGTACTTTCTGCATGGTGTGAATGTTCGGGTCCGTGTCCACCGTGGACATGTGATCGTGACCTGCCTTAACTGCGGGCGCCAGACACGGTATCAGGTGGTGAGGACAGATAATAGATAATTCGAGTATGCAGGACCTCAAGCCGACCATCTGGGTTGGCAAGCGGGGAATGACCGATACGATGATCGACGAGATCGTCAGGCAGCTCAAGGATCGTAAGGTGATTAAGATCAAGTGGCTCCGGTCCACCGATGTGGTACCTGAGGATATCGCCCTCCGCGCAGGTGCTGAACTGGTGCAGGTCCGGGGGCATACGATGGTCCTTGCAGAAGGACGGTCCGGCCGGGCCGGTCGGGAACAGAGCAGGTGAATCCGGTTGATTCATCTTGCTATTTAGATAAATAAGGGCGGATTTTTGATGATTCACCTGCTCGAAATATATAAAACCTTTATGGACATATACCTAAAGACTGTTATTATATTTGATGGACAGTGAGGAAGTTCAATGACAACGGTATACGATGTACCGGCAGATAAACTGATCAGAATGGTGGCAGAGGAGCTGAAGCAGCGCCCTGAGATCGCACCACCTGCATGGGCAGAGTTTGCCAAGACTGGGGTCCACAAGGAGATGCCCCCCGAGGATCCGGACTGGTGGTATACACGCGCAGCAGCAGTGCTCAGGCGCGTATATATTGACGGACCGGTAGGTGTAGAGAGGATGCGCAGCTTTTATGGCGGCAAGAAAAACCGAGGAGCCAGACCCAATCAGTTTAGAAAGGGTAGTGGAGCGGTGATCCGGACACTCGTTCAGCAGCTTGAGGCCGCTGGACTTATCGTTCGCGACAAGGCGGGCCGAAAGGTCTCCCCGGCAGGGATGTCGTTCCTTGACGGGACAGCCTATGGTCTGGTCAGCAGTGCAGCCGAAGGTACATCTGGACAGAGCGAATAATTTGACAGGTGCATGATGGGGGATGACGAACTCGCTGAACTTCGGCGCAGACGGATGGCTCAACTTCAGAGTCAGCAGATGGATCAGCAGCAGATGGATGAGGAGAAGCAGCGTGCCAAGTCTGCGATGCAGATGGCATTGATGCAGATCCTTGAACCTGAAGCGCGGGAGCGTTTAAACACCATCAGGCTGACTAAGCCGGAGTTTGCAGCAGGTGTTGAGCAGCAGTTAGTGATGCTCGCCCAGAGTGGGCGAATCAAGCAGAAGATCTCTGATGCACAATTGAAGGATCTGCTCAGGCAGTTGATCCCGGCAAAGAAGGATTTCAATATCGTACGGAAATGAAGGCAGCGGTTCTCTTCAGTGGAGGAAAGGATAGCGCACTTGCGGCATTGATGCTCGCACGGGATTATCAGGTGGAGCTGAACACGTTTGTGTTCGATCAGCATCACTCTCTTCCTGCAGTCGAGGCTGCTGCAGATGCACTCTCCCTCCCGCTGATTCGGAGAACCTTTGGGACAGCACTTCGTGATCGGCTCGTAGTCATGATCCGCCAGTGTGGTTATCCCAATGATGCTATCAACCTGGTCCACCGTTATGCAATCACTGCACTTGCAGAGGAGTATGCAGTGGTTGGGGATGGAACGCGTCTGAATGACCGTGTACCGATGCTGACGTTCGGTGAGGTGCAGCGCATCGAGGCAAAATATGGGTGCTCCTATGTTCGGCCGTTGCTTGGTTTCGGCAGGACCGAGGTGAACCGCCTCGTTGATCGCCTGCTGATCGTGCAGTACGGAGAGAGCAGTACCCTGCAGAATGGGGACTACGAACATGAACTGCGGGATGCGTTGGTGATCCAGGGGGTTGACCCGTCGGCCTTCTTCCCGCAGCGCCATGAACAGTCCTTGATCTGTGGAATAAAGTGAAGAAATGTGGGGTAAATTATGAGTAAACTGACCAAAGGAAGAAAAATTCGGCTGTCAAAGGCCACTGCGCAGAACAGGCGGGTCCCCTCCTGGGTGATGATCAAGACCAAGCGGGCTGTGGTCTCTCATCCTAAGAGGCGGAGCTGGAGACGGAGCTCACTGAAGGTGTAATAATGGTAGAAAAAATGAATGAGCAGATCTATATTATTCCGCTGCGAGACGTCAAGCGTTCGCCACGGTGGAAGCGAAGCAACACTGCGATGAAGGATATTCGGGCATTTCTTGCCAAGCATATGAAGAGCGAGGATGTCAAGCTCGATGCCAGCATCAATGAGAAGGTCTGGGAGCGGGGGAGTGAAAAACCACCGCGCAAGATCCGGGTCCGGGCCATGAAGTTCGACGACGGACAGGTCCAGGCTGAACTCGCACAGGAGTAACATGATACGGACGCTCGCATACGAAGGCGACCCCCATATTGGTATCTTTACGCGAGTGCTTGAGGATATCGCAGTGGTCCCACCCGAGGCCTCTGCTGACTATTGCGCCGCCCTTAAAGAGGCGCTCGGTGTAACTCTGGTGAAGACGCATGTCCAGGGGAGTTCCATCATCGGTTCACTGGTCAGTGGAAACAGCCGGGGGGCTATCGTCAGTGGGCTTGCTTACCCTGATGAGATCAGGGCGATCGAGGAGTACCGTGAGGTGATGCTCCTCGAGGGATCGATGAATGCGGCAGGTAATGTGATCCTTGCCAATGATCAGATGGCGGCTGTCCATCCTGATATGGATAATGCCACAATCGAGCAGATCCATTCGGTGCTGGGCGTGCCGGTGATCAGGCTGACACTGAGTGGGATCAAGACGGTCGGAATGGCCGGGTATGCGACGAACCGTGGAATTCTTGTCCATGCACGGAGTGCTGGCAGGGAACTGGCAACTCTTGAGTCAACCACCGATCTTCCGGTTGGGACAGGAACGATCAATATGGGGAGCGGCCTTGTCGGTACAGGGTTGCTCGCAAACAGCACGGGCTATCTCGCAGGCATCGAGACGAGCGGTTTCGAGATGGGCCGTATCGCAGATGTATTTGGATTTGTTGAGGGATAATATGGCAGAACAGATGTTTGAAGTGAAAGGGACATTCAAGATAGGCGACGATTGGAAGCCCTATACCAAGGTCGTCGGCGCACCGAACAGCAAGCAGGCAGAGGAGCGTACTTACGCCACAATCGGCAGCGAGCACCACCTTAAGAGAATGTATATTACTATCAACGGCATTACTCCTGTAGATGGTGAATAAGGTGGAGAACGTCGACCCACGGGAAGTGCAGATGCTTCAGCACTACCTGAACGAGTACGGGCAGCAGATCGAAATTTTTTCACAGCAGTTCCGTATGATCGAGCAGGGCCGGCTTGAATCTCTGGCCGCGATTGATACAATTGGTGCGGTCTCCGCTGTTGATGCAGCTGATGGTACCGTGCTGTTGCAGATCGGTGGTGGGGCCAGCGTTCGCGCCCATGTGGTCGAACCGGAACGGGTGCTGGTGAGCATCGGTGCCGAGGTTACGGTTGAACGGACCAGTGCCGAAGCGATCGATTTCTTAAAGGATCGGATCACCGAGATGGAGGCATCTGGAAAGAAGATCGCGGAGACGATCGAGAAGGTCCGGTCTCAGATGGATGAGATCAGTCGTCGCCTCGACTTGGTGTACAGGGCAGCTCAGCAGCAGGCACCGCAGGGTCAGTCAGGTACGCTCTAATATGTTTGAGGGGCTCAAAAGCAGGCTGCAGAAGGTTCAGCAGAAACTGGGCAGCAGCATCAAGGCTGCGGTCGCCTCGACCCCTGAAGAAGAGGAGGTGCAACAACCGCAGATCAGGGACACCTCATCTGTTCAGGTGGAAACGGTGCTGTCGGAGATTCCGACAGCATCAGAAGCAGATGAAGTTGTCTCTTCAACGGTCGTTGAATCGTTTTTAGAACCAGAGGTTGTTCCTGAACCAATAGTAACGCCCGTGGTTCGTCAGGATCTTTCGCCTAAGGTGAAGCAGCCCGCAGAAGAACCTTCCATCGTGACTCCTGTTCCTGAGAAGAAGGAGAAGGTCGGCTTTTTTAAGAAGATGAAGGTCTTTGTCAAGGAGCGCGAGCTGATCCTTGCAGAGTCCGATGTAAAGGATGTCCTCGACGAACTTGAGATGGTGCTGCTTGAGAATGATGTGGCGCTGCCAGTGACTGAGGAGATTCTCAGACATATCAGGCACGACCTGATCGGCTCGCACCGAAAGATTGGGACATCCCCTGATCTGATTGTGATGGAGACTCTAAAGGATGCCCTGCTCGATGTGCTCGGTGAGGGTTTCGATCTTCCTGCGTACATCCGGACGCATGACCGACCGGTGAAGATCCTCTTTACCGGGGTGAATGGCACCGGGAAGACGACGACGGTGGCCAAGGTCGGTGCGTTCCTGTTGAAGAACGGCTTTTCGGTAGTGATCGGTGCAGGGGATACCTTTCGCGCCGGTGCTATCGAACAGATCGATATCCATGCTGAGCGGCTTGGCATCAAGGTGATCCAGCATCAACAGGGTGGTGACCCGTCGGCTGTCCTCTTCGATACGGTCCAGTATGCGATCTCTCATCAGATCGATGTGGTCCTTGCTGATACTGCAGGACGATTCCATAACCGCGCTAACCTGATGAACCAGCTGGCCAAGGTCAAGCGTGTGATGAAGCCGGACCTGGTTGTCTATGTCGACGAGGCAGTGGCAGGGAACGATGCGGTGATCCGGGCGGAGGAGTTTGAGAAGACCGTCGGCGCGGACGCGGTCGTGCTGACCAAGGCAGATATGGATCCCAAGGGGGGGGCGGCTATCTCGATCGCCCATACGATCGGGAAACCGCTGATGTTCCTTGGGGTCGGGCAGGGGTACGAGGATCTGATCCCGTTCACCCCGGCCACCGTCGTCGACGACCTGCTTGGGGGTGAGTCCTGATGCTCGACCGACTCGGGTCGTCGTTGAAGGATGCCCTGAAGAAACTGGCTGGAAAGACGGTCGTGGATCGGGCGGCGGTCGAGGAACTGGTCAAGGACCTGCAGCGGGCCCTGATCCAATCTGATGTGAATGTCAAACTGGTGATGAACCTCTCGCAGGCGATCAAGACACGATCGCTCGAAGAGGAGCCCCTGAAAGGGATGGGGGTCCGTGAGCATGTGCTCCGGATCGTCTACCAGGAATTGGTGGGGCTGATGGGTCCTGAGGTGGAGGTGACCCTTGGACAGCAGACGATTCTGATGGCCGGGTTACAGGGGTCTGGAAAGACTACCACCACGGCGAAGCTGGCCCGTTACTTTCAGCGCAAAGGGCTCCGGGTCGCAGTGATCTGTGGGGATACGTTCCGCCCGGGGGCATACCAGCAGATCAGCACCCTCTGTCAGAAGATCAACGTCCCCTGTTTCGGAGACCCAAACGAGACCGATGCGGTAAAGATCGTGACCAAAGGTCTCAAATCGGTTGGTCAGGCCGAGGTGCTGATCATCGATACCCAGGGGCGGCATGCGCTTGAGGAGGGGCTGATTCAGGAGATCGTCGACCTGAACACCCTCTCAAAGGCTACGCACCGCTGGCTGGTGATCGATGCCGCCCTCGGTCAGCAGGCCAGTGAGCAGGCACGACGGTTCCACCAGGCAATCGATATCGATGGCGTGATCATCACGAAGATGGATGGCACGGCAAAGGGTGGTGGTGCCCTCTCGGCGGTTGCAGAGACGAAGAGTGGTATTGTCTTCATAGGTTCAGGGGAGACGATAGAGGATCTTGAACGGTTTGACCCTGACGGATTCATCTCCAGGCTGCTTGGGATGGGAGACTTGAAGGCCCTGGTCGAGCGGGCTGAAGAGGCGATCACCACTGAGGATGTCGATGTAAACTCGATGCTCCGGGGGAAGTTTACGCTGCGAGACATGTACAAACAGCTTGAGGCAGTCAACAAGATGGGGCCGCTGAAGC is part of the Methanosphaerula palustris E1-9c genome and encodes:
- a CDS encoding DNA-binding protein gives rise to the protein MGDDELAELRRRRMAQLQSQQMDQQQMDEEKQRAKSAMQMALMQILEPEARERLNTIRLTKPEFAAGVEQQLVMLAQSGRIKQKISDAQLKDLLRQLIPAKKDFNIVRK
- a CDS encoding ribonuclease P protein component 4, which encodes MTVKSQNRQTKKLAGERIAILFTQAKVFAGINPAWSDRCVERARAIAMRQRMRMEREQRRQYCHHCYAYFLHGVNVRVRVHRGHVIVTCLNCGRQTRYQVVRTDNR
- a CDS encoding YhbY family RNA-binding protein — its product is MQDLKPTIWVGKRGMTDTMIDEIVRQLKDRKVIKIKWLRSTDVVPEDIALRAGAELVQVRGHTMVLAEGRSGRAGREQSR
- a CDS encoding 50S ribosomal protein L39e; amino-acid sequence: MSKLTKGRKIRLSKATAQNRRVPSWVMIKTKRAVVSHPKRRSWRRSSLKV
- a CDS encoding signal recognition particle protein Srp54; this translates as MLDRLGSSLKDALKKLAGKTVVDRAAVEELVKDLQRALIQSDVNVKLVMNLSQAIKTRSLEEEPLKGMGVREHVLRIVYQELVGLMGPEVEVTLGQQTILMAGLQGSGKTTTTAKLARYFQRKGLRVAVICGDTFRPGAYQQISTLCQKINVPCFGDPNETDAVKIVTKGLKSVGQAEVLIIDTQGRHALEEGLIQEIVDLNTLSKATHRWLVIDAALGQQASEQARRFHQAIDIDGVIITKMDGTAKGGGALSAVAETKSGIVFIGSGETIEDLERFDPDGFISRLLGMGDLKALVERAEEAITTEDVDVNSMLRGKFTLRDMYKQLEAVNKMGPLKQIMSMLPLGNVDIPNDVYEVTGTKMVRYRIIMDSMTNEELDDPAVIGSSRMHRIATGAGASPDEVRELLRYHKTMQRALKGMRGAGGKFNMQRMMKRFSGKQ
- a CDS encoding alpha hydrolase translates to MKAAVLFSGGKDSALAALMLARDYQVELNTFVFDQHHSLPAVEAAADALSLPLIRRTFGTALRDRLVVMIRQCGYPNDAINLVHRYAITALAEEYAVVGDGTRLNDRVPMLTFGEVQRIEAKYGCSYVRPLLGFGRTEVNRLVDRLLIVQYGESSTLQNGDYEHELRDALVIQGVDPSAFFPQRHEQSLICGIK
- the pfdA gene encoding prefoldin subunit alpha, which produces MVNKVENVDPREVQMLQHYLNEYGQQIEIFSQQFRMIEQGRLESLAAIDTIGAVSAVDAADGTVLLQIGGGASVRAHVVEPERVLVSIGAEVTVERTSAEAIDFLKDRITEMEASGKKIAETIEKVRSQMDEISRRLDLVYRAAQQQAPQGQSGTL
- a CDS encoding 30S ribosomal protein S19e; the protein is MTTVYDVPADKLIRMVAEELKQRPEIAPPAWAEFAKTGVHKEMPPEDPDWWYTRAAAVLRRVYIDGPVGVERMRSFYGGKKNRGARPNQFRKGSGAVIRTLVQQLEAAGLIVRDKAGRKVSPAGMSFLDGTAYGLVSSAAEGTSGQSE
- the purN gene encoding phosphoribosylglycinamide formyltransferase — its product is MKTIAVLASGRGSNFSAVIDRIRDQKIPAVCVALITDNPDARAIDRAAEAGIPSVVVDYCAYPNRRAYEVDLFAAIEATGADLIVLAGYMRILGDRIVHACAGRMINIHPALLPSFSGLHAQRQALEYGVRVAGCTVHFVDTGMDSGPIILQHCVPVLDGDDEDALSERILQEEHRILPEAVRLFCEDRLTISGRRVLIKQG
- a CDS encoding 50S ribosomal protein L31e, yielding MVEKMNEQIYIIPLRDVKRSPRWKRSNTAMKDIRAFLAKHMKSEDVKLDASINEKVWERGSEKPPRKIRVRAMKFDDGQVQAELAQE
- a CDS encoding hemolysin family protein → MLQLDLFNASIFGLCIILSAFFSSSEVALISITRAKVRALVNDGRSGAAQLFKLKQNQDHILIILRIGNTIAIVAAAAVATSIAIEAFGDPGLGIAIGGTVLILLIFGEIGPKLFATRYTEPLALRVAPPILFLSRVVGPFLWLSDKVSRSLVPGDVSTEPTVTEDEIREWIDVGMEEGTIEQEEQEMLYNVLELGDTTAREVMTPRVDVAMIEDTSTLESSLTIFHETGFSRLPVYHEKIDNLTGVLNIKDVYTVIVGHKKDVKISDLMYDPYFVPETKKIDDLLKELQLRKVPMAMVMDEYGGFVGVVTVEDILEELVGDILDEFDDEEPELSRIGEGIYMLDARMWVDDLNEQLDIALPTSDTYETIGGLLIEQLGHIPHPGETVRVEESNATLVVMQMRGKRIVKVKMILSDDREKR
- a CDS encoding translation initiation factor IF-6; the protein is MIRTLAYEGDPHIGIFTRVLEDIAVVPPEASADYCAALKEALGVTLVKTHVQGSSIIGSLVSGNSRGAIVSGLAYPDEIRAIEEYREVMLLEGSMNAAGNVILANDQMAAVHPDMDNATIEQIHSVLGVPVIRLTLSGIKTVGMAGYATNRGILVHARSAGRELATLESTTDLPVGTGTINMGSGLVGTGLLANSTGYLAGIETSGFEMGRIADVFGFVEG
- the rpl18a gene encoding 50S ribosomal protein L18Ae; this translates as MAEQMFEVKGTFKIGDDWKPYTKVVGAPNSKQAEERTYATIGSEHHLKRMYITINGITPVDGE
- the ftsY gene encoding signal recognition particle-docking protein FtsY, which codes for MFEGLKSRLQKVQQKLGSSIKAAVASTPEEEEVQQPQIRDTSSVQVETVLSEIPTASEADEVVSSTVVESFLEPEVVPEPIVTPVVRQDLSPKVKQPAEEPSIVTPVPEKKEKVGFFKKMKVFVKERELILAESDVKDVLDELEMVLLENDVALPVTEEILRHIRHDLIGSHRKIGTSPDLIVMETLKDALLDVLGEGFDLPAYIRTHDRPVKILFTGVNGTGKTTTVAKVGAFLLKNGFSVVIGAGDTFRAGAIEQIDIHAERLGIKVIQHQQGGDPSAVLFDTVQYAISHQIDVVLADTAGRFHNRANLMNQLAKVKRVMKPDLVVYVDEAVAGNDAVIRAEEFEKTVGADAVVLTKADMDPKGGAAISIAHTIGKPLMFLGVGQGYEDLIPFTPATVVDDLLGGES